In Chryseobacterium viscerum, the sequence GGAGCTGTTTTAGGTTTTGGGTAAGTTTTTTTGACTGTTTCTCCAATTTCAAAGTTAACCGGATTTTTGAAAATGGGTCCATCGAAAGTAAAGGTATGAAACTCTCCGTTTTCTCCGCATGGATCTACATTTTCAGGAAGATCATCTATAAATTTCTGATCAATAATTCTTCCTGCAAAGCTTTTGTCCAGATAAGATCCGTTGACGCAGGTTACAATGGTTTTAAAACCAAGCTCTAGAAATTCATAGATGAGGTTGGATGTATTTTGTTTCCACAGGGGGAATACAGCCTTCATACCAATCGCATTTAATTGGTTTTCCCTGTATTTTCGCAGATCTTCCAGAAAAATATCACCGAAAACGGAATAAGTAATACCCTGCGCCTGAATTCCGGCCATCGTTGTGCTCATGATTTGCTGATATTCTTCCATTGATGGTTCTTTAGGAAGCTCCATTTTAATCAAGGGAATTTCGATACTTTCAGCTTGTTTTTCTAAAAGAGAAACGTGTACACCATGCATGGAAATCCTTTGGAATTCTTCATTAATACTTGTAAGAAGTGTAGAAACTTCATATTGATCTTCCTGTAGTATTTTGTAAAGAGCAAGCGCAGAATCTTTTCCGCTGCTCCAGTTGAATAAAGCTTTTGGTTTCATTTTGAAAATAAAAATCTCCCAAAAATAAGGAGATTTTGTGGCTTAATAATTTTTGTTTTGAATTTCTTTAATTGGAACAAATCCACCATTGAAGTAATCAATCTTCATTTCAAAAGGATAGGCCGGATTGGTCATGATCAGGACACCAATTGCACCAAAGAATGCGGCTCCGGTCAGCATCATGCTTCCCGCATTGGGATTTGACCTTATTTTTCCAATGAAATAGTAATCATTATCTCTTTTTACTGCCTTGGTAAAAAGATTTTCTATGGAAAGGTAGATATATGGATCTCCTTTATACACAATAGCATAAATGTTGTCTTTTTTAATTTCTTTTTCTTTGCCGTCTGCCACTTCATAAATTCTTACAATTTTTGGTGCATTACCGTAGAATTTGACATTTGTGATTTCTTGGTCCGGCTGTTGATTTTTTAAAGAATTATAATTTTTATATACTCCGTCTTTCAGCTGAGGTGAATTGTAAAAACTGATTAACTGCTTGGCTGTATTATCAAAGTTATTTATTTGTTCAAACGTATAATTATTGTTCGTTTCAGGCTTTTTAGACGCGTTTTTACTGATGAAATCTACGAGCATTTCGCTTCCTTTTTCAAGGGTTTTTGTGGTAACATCAGTTGCTTTGACATCAATTACGGTATCGGTCTGATCCATCAAAGAGTAAGTCCCATCATTATTTTTTGAAAACAGAAATCCCTGAAAATAGCAGTAGCCATGTTCACTGAGTTTAGCAGTAACCTCTGCAAAGTACAATTGCTTCAGGTACAGAACCATTGTTCCGTCTTCGGTATTATCTCCATTGATGCTGTTCAGGATACTTTGAAATTGACTTGATATACTGGAGGTGGGAACCACTTTAGCTTTGGCATTCAACATTCCCTGCTGTACAATTCCTAAAGAAGTGGTGTCTTCTCTTTTATCAATAAGTTTTATCGTTTTATAATAACTTTTCTCTATTTTGTGGCTGGGAAGGCTGATGGTAAATGGTTCGGTACGTTTCTGGCCCCATAAAGAAGATGTAAGACACATGAAGACTAAGAAAAGGATTTTCTCAAAATTTATTTTCACAGCTATATTTTTCATTGTTAATTAGTTTTAAAATTAAAAATACAAAAAAACCTCAAAGAATTTCTTTGAGGTTTTGTTTATAAAAAATGTCTGTCAAATGATGGGCTTACATGTTTCTTCTGTATTTACCGCCCACTTCGAATAGAGCATTGGTAATTTGTCCTAAAGAACAGTATTTTACAGCATCCATCATCACTTCAAATAAGTTTTGCTGGTTGATGGCAGCATGCTGAAGTTGTTTCAGAGCCTCTTCAGATCTGCTGTCATTCGCTTGCTGGAAGTTGTGCAGAGATTCAATCTGTGATTGTTTTTCTTCTTCAGTAGAACGGATAACTTCTCCTGGTAAAACGGTTGGTGAACCATCTTTTCCTAAGAACGTGTTTACTCCAATGATTGGATATTCACCCGTGTGCTTCAACCACTCGTAATGCATAGACTCTTCCTGGATTTTTGAACGCTGGTACATTGTTTCCATCGCTCCAAGAACACCACCTCTTTCAGTGATTCTGTCAAATTCCGTATATACAGCTTCTTCCACAAGATCCGTTAATTCTTCAATGATGAATGATCCCTGAAGCGGATTTTCGTTTTTAGCCAGTCCTAATTCTTTATTGATGATCAGCTGAATTGCCATTGCTCTTCTTACAGATTGCTCAGTAGGAGTTGTAATCGCCTCATCATAAGCATTGGTGTGAAGTGAATTACAGTTATCATAGATCGCATAAAGTGCCTGAAGAGTTGTTCTGATGTCATTGAAATCAATTTCCTGAGCATGCAGAGAGCGGCCTGAAGTCTGAATGTGGTATTTCAGCATCTGGCTTCTTTCGTCAGCACCGTATTTTAATTTCATAGCTTTTGCCCAGATTCTTCTTGCTACACGCCCGATTACTGAATACTCAGGGTCGATACCGTTGGAGAAGAAGAAAGATAAGTTTGGTGCAAAATCATTGATATCCATTCCACGGCTTAAGTAATATTCCACATAAGTGAAACCGTTGGCCAGTGTGAATGCTAATTGGGAAACAGGATTTGCTCCTGCTTCAGCAATGTGATAGCCTGAAATGGAAACAGAATAGAAGTTTCTTACCTTTTCTCTGATAAAATACTCCTGAACGTCACCCATTAGTCTAAGGGCAAATTCTGTAGAGAAGATACACGTATTCTGAGCCTGGTCTTCTTTTAAGATGTCAGCCTGAACAGTACCACGAACGGTAGCAATCGTTTTAGCTTTAATTTCTGCGTATACGTCTGCAGGAATTACTTCATCACCTGTTAATCCTAAAAGCTGTAATCCTAAACCATTATTGGATGGAGGAAGTTCACCTTTGTATTTTGGTCTTTCTAAACCTTTGTCGTCAAATTTCTCCTTAAGCTTAGCTTCTACTTTAGCTTCTAAACCGTTTTCTTTGATATATTTTTCAACATTCTGATCGATGGCCGCATTCATAAAGAAAGCCAATAGCATTGGTGCAGGACCGTTGATTGTCATTGAAACCGAAGTCAGTGCATTAACCAGATCAAATCCGGAATACAATTTTTTAGCATCATCCAGGGTTGCAATAGAAACCCCTGCATTTCCGATTTTACCGTAAATGTCTGGTGGTAAAGCAGGATCCTGGCCATATAATGTTACAGAGTCAAAAGCTGTAGATAAACGTTTTGCCGGCATTTCTGCAGAAACATAATGGAATCTTCTGTTGGTTCTTTCAGGCCCTCCTTCCCCGGCAAACATCCTTGTCGGATCTTCTCCGGTTCTTTTAAACGGATAAATTCCGGCTGTATAAGGAAAGCTTCCCGGAAGGTTTTCCTGTCCTTTCCATTTGATCAGATCACCCCAGTCATTGTATTTTGGTAATGAAATTTTTGGAATTCTCAAATGAGATAAAGATTCTGTTGACGTTTCCACTTTAATCTCTTTTCCTCTTACAAAATAAGAGTAAAATTCTGCCTGAAAAGCTTTTTTCGTATCATCCCAGGTCTTCAGGAAGTCGATATTTTCCTGTTGAAGATGTTTTTCTGCCTTTTGATATTCGGCATCTAAGACCTCATTGGAAATTATATTTTTTACTCCTTCAATATGATACATTGTTCTGGCCAGTTCAGCCTGTTTTTCAATATTGATGTCATATTGTTTGTTGTTTTCAACGATTTCAGAAAGGTAACGAACTCTTTTCGGAGGAATAATGGTTACTTCTTCTGTGATTTCCTGTTCTACAAATGCATTTAGTTTTAAATCAACAAATTTTTCATTTACCTTTGAAACCAGTCTGTTGTATAATTCTGTTGTTCCGTGGTCATTAAACTGAGACGCTTTTGTAGCATATACAGGCATGTCCTCCAGCGGGCTTTCCCATAAAAGATGGTTTCTCTGGAACTGTTTTCTCACTGCCTGAAGAGCATCAAGAGCACCTCTTTTGTCAGATTTGTTTAATGCTACAAGATCCGCATAATCTAACATGTCAATTTTTTCCAGCTGCGTAGATGCTCCATATTCAGGAGTCATTACATACATAGAAACATCGGCAAAATCTGACACTTCTGAACCAGACTGTCCGATCCCTGAAGTTTCCAGGATGATGACATCAGGATGAGCCAGCTTCAGTACATTCAATGCAGAATGAATGAATGGAGAAACGGAAACGTTATTTTCTCTGGTTGCCATAGAACGCATGTAGACTCTAGGATCATTGATCGCGTTCATACGTATTCTGTCTCCTAATAAAGCACCTCCGGTTTTCTTTTTTGAAGGGTCAATAGAGATAATAGCAATTTTTTTATCAGTGTTTGAACGTAAGAAACGTCTTACCAATTCATCTGTTAAAGAAGATTTACCAGCTCCTCCGGTACCTGTAATACCGATAATTGGAATGGTTAAATCCTTAGACTTTTCATCAATTGCTTTTACAAGCTCAGGTTTTTCTTCTGAGAAGTTTTCAACAGCAGAGATAATACTGGCAATGCTTGTTGAGTTTTCAAAGCTGATGGCATCCAGATCTTTTGCAGTTACATCTTTTCCTGTAGCAAAATCTGATCTGTGTACAAGATCATCAATCATTCCCTGAAGCCCAAGTTCTCGGCCGTCATCCGGAGAATAAATTCTGTCAATTCCATAAGACATCAGATCTTTGATCTCTTCCGGAAGGATTACACCACCGCCACCGCCAAAAATTTTGATCTGTGGTGAGTTTTTTTCTCTCAACAGGTCATAGATATATTTGAAATATTCTGTGTGACCTCCCTGATATGAAGTTAATGCAATAGCATTGGCATCTTCCTGGATTGCTGTATTTACAACTTCCTCTGCTGATTTATCGTGTCCTAAATGGATCACTTCGCATCCTGTTCCCTGAATAACACGACGCATAATATTGATCGCAGCATCATGCCCGTCAAATAATGAGGCAGCAGTTACGATTCTTACCTTGTTGGTTGGAGTATATTTTTGGGTTTCCATAAAAATTCTAGAAAGTTTCTAAGTTTTCAAATATAACAATAAAAAAAGAACCATGTGTTTGATTTTATTCTTTTGACTGTCAATGGGTTGGTTGTGTTTATTTAATTATATGTCCCCTTTTTGAGCCGGATACTTTGAAAGTTGGGAAACCACAGAGTTAAAACAAGTTGCAGCCTCTTCATTTTCAAAGGCACTCATCTTTATATTCTCAAATTAAATTCTCTACTTTTGCAGAATATTTTTACAGCCATGCAAAAAGCTTTGATGTACTTCGGATTGGGAACGGTAATAAGCTTCCTGATTAACTATTTCTTTTTAAGTTCACAGAATATCGGACTTGATCTTTATTATGCCATTGCCTTTGGTTCTGCCTGGGGGCTAGCCTATTATCTGGATACTCCCAATTTTTCACTGCCTAAGAAATTAGGATTGTCATTTGTAGGGATGGGAATTCTTGTTCTGGCAGGAACTTTAATTTTTAAACTTGAATTGGCGATTCCGTCTATTCTGAAGTTTTCAACCGTTTTCGTTGCATATTATTTATTTGCAAGCTTCAGAGGAAATAAATCTCTTCGTAACTAGTGCATCATTATAAAGCTGGTGTACATTAGCAGAAGCCCCATACATAGGATTCCGATAAAATTAATCATGAATAAAAATATTCCTTTAAAAATGCTTATCGTTCGGGTGCTTTCATAGACTCTGTGATGAGCCGCAAAAAAATAAACGAACATATAAAGAACAGTTGCGGTATAAATCAATAGATACAAAAAAGTTAAAAGGCTGGAGTCAGGAAGGAGATCGGTAATTTTATCAAAAACGATTAAGATAAGTGTTCCTAATAATAAGAAGGAAAAATAATGGAGGGTAAAAATTCCATGATCGAAATACCACCATTTCTTTTTATTATGAAAAACCCAAAGAAAGAAAGCAAAAACCGGAAGATAGATGAATAGTGCTTTAGGAAGGGTATGTATCATTGTTTCCTTGAACTTTTCAAAAATCTGATCCTTGTTATAGCCTTGCTCCTGCATATGGAATATCTTCTTGGCAAATGGTTTCAAAAAGCTGTAAACGGCTTGGTTATTCTTGTCTTTAGATTGAAGAGAATCATATTGTTTCATACTTCGGGCGCTTAGCACGCTAAGTTTTCCATCTTTAGTTTCTCCTAAAGCATCGGTCTCAATGCCATTTCCGTTCACTTCGGTTACTTTAACATCTTTGTCTCCTTTTGAGTTAAATTTCTTTTTTAATTGGTCTTTGGAAAGGTTTTGCTTCAAGCTGTCTGTAAACTTTACAGTGTTCTCATTTTTTTCTTTTTCTTTTTCAATTTTTCTGGCATTGTGTTCTTTTTTATGATGTTCCACTGCTTCCTCTTCTGATCCGGGGAAAAGGGAAGGAAGAAAGAATGTAATAAAGCTTATAAAAATATAGAGCTTCACGGGGGCAACATACAATTGTCTTTTCCCTGCCAGATATTCTTTGGTAAGTTTTCCTGGGCGGGTTAATAAGTATTTGATTGTTTTCCAGAATTCGCCATCATAGTGGGTGAAATCCTCAATGAAATGAGTGAAAAGAAAATGAAACGGCTGCTTAGGTTCTGTATTTTCCTGTCCGCAGTGTGGGCAAAACCTTTCATTAACCTGATGTCCGCAGTTCAGGCAGGTTTTATCATCTCTTAGTTTTCCGTGGCTCATGAATTATGGAATATGATTAACACAAATATAATTATTTCAATGAAACTGTAATTATATTAATATGTTTTACGGAAATTTTTAAAGTAAATTTAATAAAAGAAAGAGTTGAGGGAATGAACTCTTTGCTGTATCACCTGTGTTTTTAGAATCTTCTAAGCGTTTTTTTTCATCGCCACAACAATTTACAAGATGCATGCCAAAATTATAAAAGTGTTAAAATCTATTGATATAGGGATCTATAGACCGGATTCTATAGATAAAATAAAATATGTTTTTGGGTTACAAAAATAATTTGTACCTTTGCACACCCTTTTAGGGGTAAATTATGTTTAATCTTTAACTAAAACGTGTGAATACATTAAGTTACAAAACTGTTTCAGCGAACAAAGCTACTGCGAATAAAGAATGGGTTGTGGTAGACGCTGAAGGACAGCCGTTAGGTAGATTAGCTTCTACGGTTGCAAAGATTTTGAGAGGTAAGCACAAAACGAACTTTACACCTCACGTAGATTGTGGTGATAACGTGATCGTTTTGAATGCTGGGAAAATTACACTTTCCGGAAACAAGTGGGCTGATAAGACTTACATCTGGCATACAGGATATCCTGGTGGACAGAAGTCTATGACTGCGGCTGAACTTCAAAAGAAAGATTCTTTAAAGGTATTAGAGAAGTCTGTAAAAGGTATGTTACCTAAAAACAGACTAGGAGCTGCTATCCTTAAGAACCTTTATTTATATGAAGGAACTGAGCACAAACATGAAGCTCAACAGCCTAAAACAATTAATGTTAACGAATTTAAATAATTAATTATGTCTATAGTTCACAAAATCGGAAGAAGAAAAACTTCTGTAGCAAGAGTTTATGTAAGACCAGGTTCTGGAAACATTACAGTAAACGGTAAAGACGCTAAAGAATATTTCTCTACAGACGTGATGGTTTACAAATTAAACCAACCGTTTATCCTTTCTGAGACTGTTGGTCAGTATGACGTTACCGTAAACGTATTCGGTGGTGGAAATACAGGTCAGGCAGAAGCTATCAGATTAGGTATTTCAAGAGCTTTATGCGAAATCAACGCTGAATTCAGATTAGCATTGAAACCAGCTGGTTTACTTACAAGAGACGCAAGAATGGTGGAAAGAAAGAAGCCAGGTCAGAAAAAAGCAAGAAAGAGATTCCAATTCTCAAAACGTTAATTTTCAGACTTCAGATTCAAGATCTCAGATTTCAGAATTTTTTCGGTCTGTTGTCTTTTATCTAAAATCTATTTATCTAAACAAAAAAATTGCCCGTTACGTTTAGCATCCAAACGCTTCTCCCATCTAAAGAAGTTGTTGATTGTTTAAAAGACGGAAAGTAAACTAACAAAAACAGAAAACATGGCAAAAGCAAATGTAAAAGACCTTTTAGAGGCTGGCGTACACTTCGGTCACATGACTAGAAAGTGGAACCCAAATATGGCTCCATACATTTTTATGGAGAAAAACGGTATTCACATTGTAGACTTACATAAAACAGCAGTTAAATTAGATGAAGCTTGCAGCGCTTTAGAAAAATTAACTTCTGCAGGTAAAAAAGTTCTTTTCGTAGCTACTAAGAAGCAAGCGAAAGAAGTTGTTGCAAAACACGCTTCTGAACTTAATATGCCTTATATTACTGAAAGATGGCCAGGAGGTATGTTAACGAATTTCGTTACTATCAGAAAGGCTGTAAAGAAGATGAATGCTATCGACAAAATGAAAAAAGACGGTACGTTCGAAACTTTATCTAAAAAAGAAAGATTACAAGTTGACAGACAAAGAGCTAACTTAGAAAAGAACTTAGGTTCTATCTCTGACATGGTTCGTCTTCCTTCTGCAATCTTTGTTGTAGATATCTTGAGAGAACACATCGCTGTAACTGAAGCTAAGAAATTAGGTATTCCAGTTTTCGGTATTGTTGATACAAACTCTGACCCTAGAAAAGTTGACTTCGTTATCCCAGGAAACGATGATGCTTCTAAATCTATCGATATGATCTTGAGCATTGTTTCAGAATCTATCAAAGAAGGTCAGTCTCAAAGAAAAGCTGATAAAGAAAAATCTAAAGAAGAAGGAGAAGTAGTATCTGCTGATAAAGATGCTGACTTCGATGCAGAATAATTAAAGATTTTCTTTAATATAGGAAAAACGCTGGATTTCGGTCCAGCGTTTTTTTATTGTTTTATAATACTAAGGTTTCTTAGGACACACCGTAAATTCTGGGAAATCAGGATCTGTACTTGGGACAACTACTCCTATTCTGCATACACCGCTGCAGCACATTTCTCCCATTTCGAAATTACAGCCGTCTATACAGCTTCTGTATCCTCCTTTGATTGTTCTTAGCTCAGTTCTTGAAACTTTCTTTAAATTTTTCATGGTTTTTAGTTTAGTTTTTTTCCTACTCTATATGCTTTTCGGAATCCGCAATTATGTATTTCTAAATATATGGAATTATTTATAATGTGTTTGATTTTATGAAATAATATTTTGATTTTGTGATATTTAGTGGTAATGGAGCGATTTTTAGAGTTTCTACAACAATGTAATATTAGCTTAGCTGCCCGATATTTATCTTATTCTGATGGATTTAAAGAGAGTATTTACAGCTTGCTTAGTTTTTTTCATATCTTAGGTTAATTCTTTTTGAGATCACTCAATAAAACCACTTATGAAGACTCAATAATTCAGTTCAGTTTCATAATTAAATAATAGTACTTGATATGAATTAAAATAAAAACCCACAGAATCCTGCGGGTTATATATTAGTTTGAAAGCTTTATAGAATATGAGGTGGTGACAAACTTTGTAGACTGATAGGTTGAGTTACAAATAAGTCCGGATAATCTGTAGTTTTGATTTTTAGGAACCATTGTGTATCCTACTTTTCCAGAACCGATAGGAATTTTTTTGAAGAAATTATTCCCGCTTACCGTAAGTACCATATTGCATGGAGATAGGTTTTCTACTGAAATAGAGGTTCTGGGGTTTTTCGGATCATCATCGTTAAGAAGATCACTAAGAACAGCTGCAGTTTCCGGTTTATAGGTCTTTATAAGTTCGTTATATTCTCTTTCCGTATTGGCTCTGTTACCTGAATTACCGGTAGAGGAAGGGTAGGAGGTTCTTACCGGATAGCTGCCATAATTTACATTACAGCTGGCAAGGATCATTGAAATCCCGGTAAAAACTAATAGCTTTTTCATACTAGTTTACTTTTTGGTTTTTCTTTTTTTCGAAGACTTCTTTACTTCGGCTGTTTCCTTTTTGGAAGGCTTTGCTTCTTTTTCGGGGAGTCTAGGATTATCAATCGTTACAAATATACTTTTTTTAATGTCTTTCTGAGAGATGTATTTCATATCGCAGATATTACTGTTGAGCGTATATGAACCCTTATTGATCACAATAAAATTTTCTCCATGGGCTGGAACGGCAAGGTTGTAATAATCTTTTCCTTCAATCCTCAGTACGATATTACAGTCTGAATTATTTTTGAATAAGAGTATCGCTTCCTTGCGGGTAATATCTTCATTGAACATTGCATTCAGAAGTTTCACCGTTTTTTCTTTATGCTCAGCAGAGGTTTCAGTGATAAGTTTTTTAAACTCCTCAGCGTCATCTGAATGAGGGTTTCTCATGATGCTTTTAGGAATATCGGAAATGACAGGCCTTGCTTCCATAGGCTTGGCTGTGCGGGCTCCTTTTGTCCATTCAGCATTTTTTAAAGCGATAAGCTTAGGTTTCAGTACGCTTTTCTTCGGATCATCCGGATGGGTGTTCTTAATGTACTCTTCAATTTCTTTAATATCAATGCTTTTCAGAATGTCTTTATTTGCTTTTTTCTGAGCAGATATTAAGTTGGGGAACAGAAATGTGAAGAATAAAAAGAAAACAGTTAAAAGTTTTTTTTTCATCAATTGTTATTTTTATTTCATCAGCTTATCCGGAATTTAATGTAAGTAATTGTTTTTCCTTTCGCTGAGAAAAGTTCTTCATAATAGGTTTTGATATCTCTGAGGTGCTCAGTATTAGGGTCATATTCCGGTGCTCCGTAGATATCATGATGTGCACTAATGATTTCATAGCCAGCTCCCTGCAAATATCCCAGTGTATATCCATGTAAGAACTCTGAATCGGTTTTTAAATGAATAATACCGCCAGGTTTCAGAAACTTTTTGTAACGGTTTAAAAAATCAGGGTGAGTCAATCTGTGCTTTGTTCTTCTATATTTTATCTGTGGATCCGGGAATGTAATCCAGATTTCATCTACTTCATTTTCAGCAAAAAAATGATCCACAAGCTCGATCTGTGACCTAAGAAAAGCTACATTATTCATGTTGCTGTCTACTGCTTCTTTAGCACCAAACCAGAATCTTGCCCCTTTAATATCAATTCCGATAAAGTTTTTTTCAGGAAATGTTTTTGCAAGTCCTACAGAATATTCTCCTTTTCCACAACCTAATTCCAATACAATAGGGTTGTCATTTTTAAAGAAATTTTCTCTCCATTTTCCTTTAAGTTCAAAACCTTGTAAGGCATCTTCCCTTGTAGGTTGGATTACATTTGGTAATATTTTGTTTTCTGCAAATCTTGCTAATTTATTCTTGCCCATTGAGTTATAAAATGAGTGCAAAAATAGTGAAAATTTATGGAGAATCTCTGCCTTTTGATGGTAAAAGACAGAGAGATAATCTGTTTATGATTGTAGCTACTGGCTTCCTAAAGCCACCATAATAGGTCTTTCAATTGTTTTTTGTGAAGCATATTGAGCACCACAAACAAGGCTGGTGAAAAGATACTGGCCTTTTTCTATAACAATTGAACCTTCACCCTGAGCAGGTACAGCCAGTCTGTACTTGGTAGTACCTACACCTTCCATCCTTACAATGATATTACAGTCTGATTTATTTTGAATCAGAACAATGCATTCTTTAGAATTGGGGTCATTATCGAATAAAGAGTTGAGGATTTTTACAGTTTTATTTTTGTGCTCTATGGGAGATACCGCCATAAGCATATTGAATTCTTCTGCTTCTGCATTAGGAATTGCTGTATTGGCTGAAGCATTGACAACAAAAGTATTCTGAGCAGTGCTCGGAGTATAAACGGTGGTAGGTTGTTTTGCTGCTAATTCAGCCTTATATTTTGCAATCTGCTTTTGTTTGATAATAGCATTCATTTCATCAAAGGTGATCTTTGTAGAAGGTCTTCTCCTCAGCATGGCAAGCATTTCCTGCATGTCTTTTACTTTCTGATCGGCCGGATGTGCATTTTTGATGTATTCTTTCATCATGTCCATTACTCTTGGTTTCAGGACAGATCTCCGCGGATCATCAGGATGGGCATCTCTTAAGAAGGCATTAATTTCGTAGATATTCTTACTTTTCAGAATATTACTATAGTCTTTCCCCTTTTTTTGAGCAGACATAGTAAAGAAAAACATACAACAAAGAAGTAAAAGTACTTTTTTCATTAATTGATATTAAGTTTAAAATTGGGTGCTTTTCTCTTAATTTGCGTTTTTGGCTGTTAGTTTTTTATTTGGATAACGAAATACAGGTCTTTTTA encodes:
- a CDS encoding DUF6759 domain-containing protein, encoding MKKVLLLLCCMFFFTMSAQKKGKDYSNILKSKNIYEINAFLRDAHPDDPRRSVLKPRVMDMMKEYIKNAHPADQKVKDMQEMLAMLRRRPSTKITFDEMNAIIKQKQIAKYKAELAAKQPTTVYTPSTAQNTFVVNASANTAIPNAEAEEFNMLMAVSPIEHKNKTVKILNSLFDNDPNSKECIVLIQNKSDCNIIVRMEGVGTTKYRLAVPAQGEGSIVIEKGQYLFTSLVCGAQYASQKTIERPIMVALGSQ